One genomic window of Leopardus geoffroyi isolate Oge1 chromosome C3, O.geoffroyi_Oge1_pat1.0, whole genome shotgun sequence includes the following:
- the GLRX2 gene encoding glutaredoxin 2 isoform X1 — translation MSWWHAALPGTRLIRRGSGSARQLGRAAGAAASGMGNSTSSSLGKSATAPVNQIQETISDNCVVIFSKTSCSYCTMAKKLFHDMNVNYKVVELDMLEHGSQFQDALYKMTGERTVPRIFVNGTFIGGATDTHRLHKEGKLLPLVHQCYLKKSKRKEFQ, via the exons ATGTCCTGGTGGCACGCGGCGCTGCCGGGGACGCGGCTGATCCGGCGCGGGAGTGGCTCCGCGCGCCAGCTCGGCCGGGCGGCCGGAGCTGCGGCCTCCGG gaTGGGGAACAGCACATCATCATCTTTGGGGAAGTCAGCAACTGCTCCTGTGAATCAGATTCAG GAAACAATTTCTGATAATTGTGTGGTGATTTTCTCAAAAACATCTTGTTCTTACTGTACGATGGCGAAAAAACTTTTCCATGACATGAATGTTAACTATAAAGTGGTGGAATTGGACATGCTTGAACATGGAAGTCAATTTCAAGATGCTCTCTACAAAATGACCGGTGAAAGAACC GTACCAAGAATATTTGTCAATGGAACTTTTATTGGAGGTGCAACTGACACTCATAGGCTTCACAAAGAAGGGAAACTGCTTCCACTAGTTCatcagtgttatttaaaaaaaagtaagagaaaagaatttcagTGA
- the GLRX2 gene encoding glutaredoxin 2 isoform X3 encodes MGNSTSSSLGKSATAPVNQIQETISDNCVVIFSKTSCSYCTMAKKLFHDMNVNYKVVELDMLEHGSQFQDALYKMTGERTVPRIFVNGTFIGGATDTHRLHKEGKLLPLVHQCYLKKSKRKEFQ; translated from the exons aTGGGGAACAGCACATCATCATCTTTGGGGAAGTCAGCAACTGCTCCTGTGAATCAGATTCAG GAAACAATTTCTGATAATTGTGTGGTGATTTTCTCAAAAACATCTTGTTCTTACTGTACGATGGCGAAAAAACTTTTCCATGACATGAATGTTAACTATAAAGTGGTGGAATTGGACATGCTTGAACATGGAAGTCAATTTCAAGATGCTCTCTACAAAATGACCGGTGAAAGAACC GTACCAAGAATATTTGTCAATGGAACTTTTATTGGAGGTGCAACTGACACTCATAGGCTTCACAAAGAAGGGAAACTGCTTCCACTAGTTCatcagtgttatttaaaaaaaagtaagagaaaagaatttcagTGA
- the GLRX2 gene encoding glutaredoxin 2 isoform X2, which translates to MRPAAARAARRGGARRARRKRGRACGGRTRRRRRALRGRCRRALRSPRAGAAIMSWWHAALPGTRLIRRGSGSARQLGRAAGAAASGYGVGVARRPRGGLDQADGEQHIIIFGEVSNCSCESDSGNNF; encoded by the exons ATGAGACCGGCGGCTGCGCGGGCAgcccggcggggcggggcgaggcgggCCCGGCGGAAGAGGGGCCGGGCGTGCGGAGGTAGGACCCGCCGGCGGAGGCGGGCTCTCCGCGGCCGCTGTCGCCGCGCTCTCCGCTCGCCGCGGGCCGGCGCTGCGATCATGTCCTGGTGGCACGCGGCGCTGCCGGGGACGCGGCTGATCCGGCGCGGGAGTGGCTCCGCGCGCCAGCTCGGCCGGGCGGCCGGAGCTGCGGCCTCCGGGTACGGGGTCGGCGTGGCGCGGAGGCCTCGCGGGGGTCTGGACCAAGCG gaTGGGGAACAGCACATCATCATCTTTGGGGAAGTCAGCAACTGCTCCTGTGAATCAGATTCAG GAAACAATTTCTGA